A window of Microbacterium hominis genomic DNA:
CTTGAGCGCCTCGTAGATCATCACCGGGCCGAGGTCGGAGCCGCCGATGCCGATGTTGACGACGTGCGTGACCTTCTTGCCGGTCACGCCCTTCCACGCGCCCGAGCGCACCCGCTCGGCGAAGGCGCCGACCTTGGCAAGCACGTCCTGCACGTCGGCATCCACGTCCTGCCCGTCCACGACGAGGGCGGGCTCGATGTCGGCGGGGCGCCGGAGCGCGGTGTGCAGCACCGCACGGTCCTCGGTGGTGTTGATGTGCTCGCCGGCGAGCATCGCGGCGTAGCGCTCGGCGACACCGGTCTGCTCGGCCAGGCGCACGAGGGAGGCGAGGATCTCGTCGGTGACGAGGTTCTTCGACAGGTCGACGTGGAGGTCGGCCAGGGGAAGGCTCAGGCGCTCGACGCGGCCCGGGTCGTCGGCGAACCAGCCGCGCAGGTCGGGGGTGAAGCTGTCGCGGTGCGCGGACAGCTCGGCCCAGGCGGAAGTGGCGGTGGCATCGATCGGAGCAGTCACGATCCCACGGTAGCGGGGCGATGTGACCGTGTCATGGCCGACATCTCACGGCGTCATCCGCGGGGTTGTGCGCCGGGTCCCGCCTCGATCAGCGCAGGAAGCGCGCGCTCGACGGTGTCGGAGGTCGCCGTGAGCGAGATCCGGAAGTGCGTGGGAACGTCGAAGAGCGTGCCCGGCATGAGATGGATGCCGCGCTCGGCGAGCCGGTCGCAGTATGCGAGCGCGTCGCCGCCGGGAGCCTCGCCCCACAGGTAGAAGGTGCCCTCGGGATTGGTGAGCGCATAGCCGGCGTCCCGCAGCGCGCCGACCACGCGGCTGCGCTTGCGCGCGAGCTCCTCCATGTCGATCGACACCGCCTCCAGCGCGGGAACGCTGTACTGCATGATCGCGTCGGGGAAGCCCCAGCCGATCGCGAGCTGCGTGGGCATGAACGCCTCGGCGAGCTGGGTGCGCTCGGCGGCCGGGAGCAGGGGCGACAGTGCGAGGTATCCGAGGCGCTGTCCCGGCGCGAGCAGCACCTTGCCGTAGCTGTAGTCGATGAGCGTCCACGGATAGTGCGCCGCCGGCGACGAGAACCCGATGCCGTCGAAGCGGATGCGCCGATACGGCTCGTCGGAGAGCAGCCAGATGCGCCGGCCGTGCGTGCGCGAGGCGTCTTCGAGCACGGCGGCCAGGGCGTCCCACGTCTCGGGCGGGTACACCCGGCCGGTCGGGTTCGCCGGGGAGTTGACGATCACGATCCGAGTGCGCGGGGTGAGGGCACGTGCGATCGCGTCGACATCGAGCGAGAAGTCGGACTGGTCCAGGGGTGCGGTGACCGGGACCAGGTCGGCCGCGTGCAGCATCGGCTCATAGCAGAACCACCCCGGCGTCGGGATCACCACTTCGTCGCCGGCGTCGGTGAGCAGGGCGAGAGCGAGCTGGATCGCTCCGAACGCGCCCTGGGTCATCGCGATGTCGTCGGGCACGAAGTCGAGTCCGAGCTCGCCCCGCAGCGCGGTCGCGATCGCCTCCTGGGCGTCGCGCTCGTTGGACTTGTATGCGAACCAGTCCACGGCGCGAGGCTCGACGTTCGCGCGCAGCGCGCCGACGAGCCCCGGCAGCGCCATCTCGTGCGGGTTGCCGAACGTGAAGTCGAGCGCGTCATCGCCCTCGAGCGATTGGATGCCGGCGAAGAAGCGGGTCACCTTGGCGACCGACTCCGCCGCTTTGCCTGCGCGTGCGGAAAGCACCATGCCGACCGCCTCCCCAGTGTCTGCGGTATGGATGGACGGTGCCAGCCTGGCGCGTCGGGGAGGCCGCGTCAACGGGGGTGCTGGGTGCGGGCGCGGGGTGCGGTTGCCCTGGCGGGTCGCGCGCGGGCGGGCGTAGCATCCCGGACATGCCGGGTCCCCTCGTGTACTTCAACAGCATGTCGCTCGACGGATACATCGCCGGGCCGGACGGAACCTTCGACTGGGCAGTGCCCGACCATGAGGTGCACTCGTTCGTCAACGACCTCGTCGGGGGCGCGCGCACGCACCTGTACGGCCGCAGGAACTACGAGATCATGCGGGTCTGGGATGACCTCGCCGACGATCCCGACATCTCCGAGCCCGAGCGCGAGTTCGCCGAGGCGTGGGAGGGGATCGACAAGATCGTCTACTCCACCACCCTCACGAGCGTCGACATGCGTCGCACGCAGCTGCGCGCGCGGTTCGACGCCGACGAGGTGCGACGGCTCAAGGACGCCGTCGACCATCCGGTCATGATCGGCGGCGGGCAGATCGCCGGGGTGGCCGCCCGCGCGGGGCTCCTCGACGAGGTGCACGCCATCGTGCTGCCCGTGGTCGCGGGCGGCGGCACGAGGTTCCTCGCCGACAGCGCGCACCTCGCCCTCGACCTCATCGACGAGCGCCGATTCGGCAACGGTTCTGTGTACCTCGGCTATCGCGTGCGGAGCACGGAGAGCGGGTAGGGCGGATCGATGGATGCCGGTGCCGGCGAACCTCGCGGAGCGGGAGATTCAATGGTGATGTC
This region includes:
- a CDS encoding dihydrofolate reductase family protein produces the protein MPGPLVYFNSMSLDGYIAGPDGTFDWAVPDHEVHSFVNDLVGGARTHLYGRRNYEIMRVWDDLADDPDISEPEREFAEAWEGIDKIVYSTTLTSVDMRRTQLRARFDADEVRRLKDAVDHPVMIGGGQIAGVAARAGLLDEVHAIVLPVVAGGGTRFLADSAHLALDLIDERRFGNGSVYLGYRVRSTESG
- a CDS encoding aminotransferase class I/II-fold pyridoxal phosphate-dependent enzyme, whose protein sequence is MVLSARAGKAAESVAKVTRFFAGIQSLEGDDALDFTFGNPHEMALPGLVGALRANVEPRAVDWFAYKSNERDAQEAIATALRGELGLDFVPDDIAMTQGAFGAIQLALALLTDAGDEVVIPTPGWFCYEPMLHAADLVPVTAPLDQSDFSLDVDAIARALTPRTRIVIVNSPANPTGRVYPPETWDALAAVLEDASRTHGRRIWLLSDEPYRRIRFDGIGFSSPAAHYPWTLIDYSYGKVLLAPGQRLGYLALSPLLPAAERTQLAEAFMPTQLAIGWGFPDAIMQYSVPALEAVSIDMEELARKRSRVVGALRDAGYALTNPEGTFYLWGEAPGGDALAYCDRLAERGIHLMPGTLFDVPTHFRISLTATSDTVERALPALIEAGPGAQPRG